In one window of Brenneria goodwinii DNA:
- a CDS encoding putative transporter, translating into MSDIALTVSMLALVAVLGLWIGNWRIYGVGLGIGGVLFGGIIVGHFAQSYQFALNDDMLHFIQEFGLILFVYTIGIQVGPGFFSSLRVSGLRLNGFAILTVFLGCVVTVIIHKIFHVPLPIILGIFSGAVTNTPSLGAGQQILTDLGSDAALVNQMGMGYAMAYPLGICGILLVMWFIRVLFRVAVDAEARQFENDNGMHHEHLHTMNVSVTNANLQGLAIQDVPILNRDAIVCSRLKRGDELMVPSPATVIQLGDYLHLVGAKNDLEQARLVIGHEVDTSLSTRGTELHVERVVVTNEKVLGRKIRELNLKQNYDVVISRLNRAGVELIASNNASLQFGDILNLVGRKTAIDAVANLVGNAQQKLQQVQMLPVFIGVGLGVVLGSIPIFIPGFPAALRLGLAGGPLVVALILGRIGGIGKLYWFMPPSANLALRELGIVLFLSVVGLKSGDGFIDTLLHGDGVWWIGYGALITIIPLLVVGILARVISKMNYLTLCGMLAGSMTDPPALAFSNGLHPTSGAAALSYATVYPLAMFLRIMSPQILAVLFWAM; encoded by the coding sequence ATGAGTGATATCGCGCTGACCGTTAGTATGCTGGCGCTGGTGGCGGTTCTGGGACTATGGATCGGTAACTGGCGGATTTACGGCGTTGGTTTGGGCATCGGCGGGGTTTTGTTCGGCGGCATCATCGTCGGGCATTTTGCCCAGAGTTATCAGTTCGCGCTGAATGACGATATGCTGCATTTTATTCAGGAGTTTGGGTTAATTCTGTTTGTTTATACCATCGGCATTCAGGTCGGGCCGGGATTTTTCTCTTCATTACGCGTTTCTGGTCTGCGCCTCAACGGGTTCGCCATTCTGACGGTATTTCTCGGCTGTGTCGTGACCGTCATTATTCATAAAATCTTCCATGTTCCTCTGCCCATCATTCTGGGGATCTTCTCCGGCGCCGTTACCAATACGCCTTCTCTGGGCGCCGGGCAGCAAATACTGACCGACCTCGGCTCCGATGCCGCGCTGGTTAATCAGATGGGGATGGGGTACGCAATGGCTTATCCATTGGGTATCTGCGGTATTCTGCTGGTGATGTGGTTCATACGCGTCTTGTTTCGCGTGGCGGTCGATGCGGAAGCCAGGCAGTTTGAGAACGATAATGGTATGCACCATGAACATCTGCATACCATGAATGTGTCCGTAACGAACGCCAACCTGCAAGGATTGGCGATTCAGGACGTGCCGATTCTGAATCGCGATGCCATTGTGTGTTCCCGTCTGAAACGTGGTGATGAACTGATGGTGCCTTCTCCGGCCACCGTTATTCAACTGGGCGACTATTTGCATCTGGTAGGGGCGAAAAACGATCTGGAGCAGGCGCGGCTGGTGATCGGTCACGAAGTGGATACCTCGCTGTCGACTCGTGGCACCGAGTTGCATGTAGAGCGGGTGGTGGTGACCAATGAGAAAGTATTGGGACGCAAGATCCGCGAATTAAATTTAAAGCAAAATTACGATGTGGTGATTTCCCGTCTGAACCGCGCCGGCGTCGAACTGATCGCCAGCAACAACGCAAGCCTGCAATTCGGCGATATTCTCAATCTGGTCGGGCGGAAAACCGCCATTGACGCCGTAGCCAATCTTGTGGGCAATGCGCAGCAGAAGCTCCAGCAGGTGCAAATGTTGCCGGTATTTATCGGCGTCGGCCTCGGCGTTGTGTTGGGATCCATCCCGATATTTATTCCTGGTTTCCCGGCGGCCTTACGGCTAGGGCTGGCAGGAGGGCCATTGGTGGTTGCCCTGATACTGGGGCGTATCGGCGGTATCGGTAAGCTATATTGGTTTATGCCTCCCAGCGCCAATCTGGCCTTGCGTGAGCTGGGTATCGTGCTGTTTCTGTCGGTTGTCGGGCTGAAGTCGGGCGATGGCTTCATCGATACCTTGCTGCATGGGGATGGCGTCTGGTGGATTGGCTACGGGGCGTTAATTACCATTATTCCTTTGCTGGTGGTCGGGATTTTGGCGCGGGTTATCAGCAAAATGAATTATCTGACGCTGTGCGGCATGTTGGCCGGCTCAATGACCGATCCTCCGGCGCTGGCGTTTTCCAATGGGTTGCATCCCACCAGCGGAGCGGCGGCGTTGTCGTATGCCACGGTATACCCGCTAGCCATGTTTCTACGCATTATGTCGCCTCAGATTCTGGCGGTTTTATTTTGGGCTATGTGA
- a CDS encoding YceK/YidQ family lipoprotein — MTMLKSALFSFIISSGMMVTGGCSSVMTHTGNDQGYYPGTRASMDMLRDDNTSWAMMPLVILDLPFSAVADTLLLPYDYYRADGDKTTMHDRILHSEQQSQTANSQAATAPNNQL, encoded by the coding sequence ATGACTATGCTGAAAAGTGCTTTATTCTCTTTCATCATCAGTAGCGGAATGATGGTAACGGGCGGTTGTTCCAGCGTGATGACGCATACCGGAAACGATCAGGGGTACTATCCCGGGACGCGGGCCAGCATGGATATGCTGCGCGATGACAACACCAGTTGGGCGATGATGCCGCTGGTCATTCTCGACCTGCCATTCTCCGCCGTGGCGGATACGCTGTTGCTGCCCTATGACTATTACCGTGCGGACGGAGATAAAACCACCATGCACGACCGCATCCTGCATAGTGAACAACAGAGCCAGACGGCCAATTCACAGGCAGCCACGGCGCCCAACAATCAGCTTTAA
- the ibpB gene encoding small heat shock chaperone IbpB: MRNYDLSPLLRQWIGFDKLASSMQGGQEPIEFPPYNIEKKDDNHYRITLALAGFRQSDLDIEVEGPRLTVKGSPAQPEEKVEYLHQGLVFKPFSLSFTLAEHLHVSNAKFENGLLHIDMVREVPEALQPQRIAIGSGRPVLTQPSADEALQTSDPDKAAAES, from the coding sequence ATGCGTAACTATGATTTATCACCCTTACTGCGTCAGTGGATCGGTTTTGACAAATTAGCCAGTTCGATGCAAGGGGGTCAGGAACCCATTGAGTTTCCTCCCTATAACATTGAGAAAAAAGACGATAACCATTATCGCATCACGCTGGCTTTAGCTGGTTTCCGGCAAAGCGATCTGGACATTGAAGTGGAAGGCCCGCGCCTGACGGTGAAGGGCAGCCCGGCGCAGCCGGAAGAAAAAGTGGAATATCTGCACCAGGGGTTAGTGTTTAAGCCTTTCTCCCTGAGCTTTACGCTGGCGGAACATCTGCATGTTTCCAATGCGAAGTTTGAAAACGGCTTGCTGCATATCGATATGGTCCGCGAAGTGCCGGAAGCATTGCAACCGCAGCGGATTGCCATCGGTAGCGGGCGTCCGGTATTGACCCAGCCATCCGCGGATGAGGCGCTCCAGACGTCTGATCCTGATAAGGCGGCGGCCGAGTCGTAA
- a CDS encoding DUF3748 domain-containing protein, producing the protein MYCELKLTFNAIGHQITNINVWSCDGNWIVYDVRPRGSSFTGLTIERVNIHSREIEVIYQAGDGAHVGVVTCSPVAPLRYAFIHGPEHPDRHWQYDFHHRRGTIVSDSQRGRAVTLDALSITPPYQAGALRGGSHVHVFSPDASRLSFTYNDHVLHEYAPSLDLRNVGVAVPLHPVSVVKRHSREYDGSHYCVLVSRTTPHPRPGSDDINRAYEEGWVGSNGYRRPDGAWQRWALAFIGDTLSVSGEKVAEVFLVDLPEPLTDYAKEGDAPLAGTSTTMPAPPLGVRQRRLTFTHHRRYPGLVNQPRHWLRASPDGGEIAFLMQDDSGIVQLWTVSPNGGEPRQVTHSASGIQSAFNWHPRDRKLAFVCDNSIMLCDADSGKTTRLTARTENAPSADAVVFSPDGRHIAYMREIDGFNQIFVVAVTPC; encoded by the coding sequence TTGTATTGTGAACTAAAGTTAACTTTTAATGCTATTGGTCATCAAATTACCAATATTAATGTCTGGTCATGTGATGGAAACTGGATAGTTTATGATGTTCGCCCCCGGGGATCTTCATTTACCGGCTTGACTATTGAACGAGTAAACATTCATAGCCGGGAAATCGAGGTCATCTATCAGGCAGGAGACGGCGCGCATGTGGGCGTCGTAACCTGTAGTCCGGTCGCGCCGTTACGCTATGCGTTTATCCACGGACCGGAACATCCCGATCGCCATTGGCAGTATGATTTTCATCACCGCCGGGGAACGATCGTCAGCGACAGCCAGCGCGGCAGGGCGGTAACGCTGGATGCGCTTTCGATTACGCCGCCTTATCAGGCGGGAGCGCTGCGCGGGGGGTCGCATGTTCATGTATTCAGCCCGGACGCCAGCCGTCTGAGTTTTACCTATAACGATCATGTGCTGCATGAGTACGCGCCGTCGCTGGACTTACGCAATGTCGGCGTTGCCGTACCGCTGCATCCGGTTTCGGTCGTGAAACGGCATTCGCGCGAGTATGACGGCAGCCATTATTGCGTGCTGGTCAGTCGCACCACGCCGCATCCCCGGCCTGGCAGCGATGACATCAATCGCGCGTATGAAGAGGGGTGGGTCGGTTCGAACGGCTATCGTCGGCCTGATGGCGCCTGGCAGCGCTGGGCGCTGGCGTTTATTGGCGATACGCTCTCGGTTAGCGGGGAAAAAGTTGCCGAAGTCTTCCTGGTGGATTTACCGGAACCATTGACCGATTACGCCAAAGAGGGCGACGCGCCGTTGGCAGGAACATCGACGACAATGCCCGCGCCGCCTTTGGGCGTGCGGCAGCGGCGGTTGACGTTTACCCATCACCGCCGTTATCCCGGTCTGGTGAATCAGCCCCGCCACTGGCTGCGCGCTTCGCCTGACGGCGGCGAAATTGCCTTTTTGATGCAGGATGACTCGGGGATTGTGCAACTGTGGACGGTTTCACCTAACGGCGGCGAGCCCCGACAGGTGACGCACTCGGCATCCGGCATTCAGTCGGCTTTTAACTGGCATCCGCGCGATCGTAAATTGGCGTTCGTCTGTGATAACAGCATCATGCTGTGTGATGCCGACAGCGGGAAAACAACCCGCCTGACGGCCCGCACGGAGAATGCGCCCAGCGCGGACGCCGTCGTCTTTTCACCGGACGGGCGGCATATCGCTTATATGCGCGAAATCGACGGGTTTAATCAGATTTTTGTCGTGGCGGTTACGCCATGCTGA
- a CDS encoding anion permease, giving the protein MSANNGRLVKLLIIICLAVGLWLLPVPSGVSPDAWHLMAIFIATVVGLILSPYPLGAMAMFSLTSVAILGLLSIKDVLAGFSDPTIWMIACAFFISRGFIKTGFGRRIGLLFISKLGNSSLGLAYGLVFTDLLFAPAMPSTSARCGGIITPLFRSISEAYDSTPEKGTQRRIGAFLVQSIFQCNAVTSAMFMTSMAGNPMVAKLASQFGIHISWTDWALATLLPGFLSLALIPYLVYRFYPPELKKTTEMRAIAVERLREMGPMSRNEWVVLGVFLGLVTFWVLGSTLKIDATLTALAGLSVLLLSRALTWDDVVSEKEAWHTVVWFAVLMTLAGQLNKMGLIAWLGGLAGNAVSGMHWLPMLGLLLLVYYYSHYLMASAIAHISAMYAIFVSIALAAGAPPMLTVLVFGIFSNLFMSTTHYSSGPAPILFGCGYMPLSTWWKIGFFISLVIIPIWLVVGGMWWKVLGYW; this is encoded by the coding sequence ATGTCTGCAAATAATGGCAGGTTAGTAAAGCTTCTGATTATAATTTGTCTCGCCGTTGGGTTATGGTTACTGCCGGTTCCTTCCGGCGTGAGTCCCGATGCCTGGCATTTAATGGCAATTTTTATTGCGACGGTCGTGGGGCTGATTCTCTCTCCTTACCCGTTGGGCGCGATGGCGATGTTCAGTCTGACATCGGTCGCAATATTGGGTTTGTTATCCATTAAAGATGTTCTGGCGGGGTTCAGCGATCCGACCATCTGGATGATTGCCTGCGCATTCTTTATTTCCCGCGGCTTTATTAAAACCGGTTTCGGCAGACGTATCGGTTTGCTGTTTATCAGCAAATTGGGCAATAGCTCTCTGGGGCTGGCTTACGGATTGGTCTTTACCGATTTGCTGTTTGCCCCGGCAATGCCTTCAACCTCGGCGCGCTGCGGCGGGATTATCACTCCGCTGTTCCGCTCTATTTCCGAGGCTTATGACTCGACGCCGGAAAAGGGAACGCAGCGGCGCATCGGCGCCTTTCTGGTACAGTCCATTTTCCAGTGTAACGCGGTGACGTCCGCCATGTTTATGACCTCCATGGCCGGTAACCCGATGGTGGCTAAACTGGCGTCGCAGTTCGGTATTCATATAAGCTGGACTGACTGGGCGCTGGCAACGCTGTTGCCCGGTTTCCTCTCGTTGGCCTTGATTCCCTATCTGGTTTACCGTTTCTATCCGCCCGAACTGAAGAAAACCACAGAAATGCGCGCGATTGCGGTAGAGCGTCTGCGTGAAATGGGGCCGATGAGCCGCAATGAATGGGTCGTTCTGGGGGTATTCCTGGGGCTGGTCACGTTCTGGGTGCTTGGCTCTACGTTGAAAATTGACGCCACCCTGACGGCGCTGGCTGGCTTGAGCGTCTTGTTGCTGAGCCGCGCGTTGACCTGGGACGATGTTGTCAGCGAAAAAGAAGCCTGGCATACCGTGGTGTGGTTCGCCGTTCTGATGACGCTGGCCGGTCAGCTCAATAAGATGGGATTGATCGCCTGGCTGGGCGGTCTGGCCGGAAACGCCGTGAGCGGTATGCACTGGTTGCCGATGCTGGGTCTGCTGTTGTTGGTTTACTACTATAGCCACTATCTGATGGCGAGCGCGATTGCCCATATCAGCGCCATGTATGCGATTTTCGTTTCGATTGCGCTGGCGGCAGGGGCGCCGCCGATGCTGACGGTGCTGGTCTTCGGTATCTTCAGTAACCTGTTTATGTCCACCACCCACTATTCCAGCGGTCCGGCGCCGATTCTTTTTGGCTGCGGTTATATGCCATTAAGCACCTGGTGGAAAATCGGCTTTTTCATCAGCCTGGTGATCATCCCTATCTGGCTGGTTGTCGGCGGCATGTGGTGGAAAGTGCTCGGTTACTGGTAA
- the ibpA gene encoding small heat shock chaperone IbpA, translating into MRNPDFSPLYRSAIGFDRLFNLLETGQTPSNGGYPPYNVELVDENQYRIAIAVAGFAEQELEITAHDNLLIVKGAHAGEPAARNYLYQGIAERNFERKFQLAEHIQVKGANLENGLLYIDLERIVPETMKPRRIEIK; encoded by the coding sequence ATGCGTAACCCGGACTTTTCACCGCTTTATCGTTCCGCTATTGGTTTTGATCGCCTGTTCAATCTATTGGAAACCGGCCAGACCCCGAGTAATGGCGGTTACCCCCCCTACAATGTCGAGTTAGTCGACGAGAATCAATACCGCATCGCCATCGCCGTCGCCGGTTTCGCCGAGCAGGAACTGGAGATCACCGCACACGATAATTTACTGATCGTGAAAGGGGCGCATGCCGGTGAACCTGCCGCCCGTAACTATTTATATCAGGGGATCGCCGAGCGTAATTTTGAGCGCAAATTCCAGTTGGCCGAACACATTCAGGTCAAAGGCGCCAATCTGGAAAACGGTTTGCTGTATATCGATCTGGAACGCATTGTGCCGGAAACGATGAAACCGCGCCGGATCGAAATTAAATAA